In bacterium, a single window of DNA contains:
- a CDS encoding AEC family transporter: protein MFFRLMFMSFHGIMEVLVIGILGYIIIAGLKSGQDYMDFLSKLLVRITLPCLVFSNLASSFDPGKIELWWIFPLLAISINIVGTIIGSLYVRMDRTIQNRGEFITLVAFQNGIFLPLAFAPVLFGPDKLPYFLTLIFLYNLLQVPTFFTLAVWLVNSDAGIGQRLKSVINPPNIATVFGLFFVFTGLNVYIPEWIVRPVTTVGSMSAPLSTLYVGGVIVSNLMKARPETWGEPVKATILKCLVCPVIASLIVYMVRPPEYVALFIIMESVMPSALMIALITPPEEAKQKIVAGVIVLTSLVSIFTIPFFMGIYGALYW from the coding sequence TTGTTTTTCAGGCTGATGTTCATGTCCTTCCACGGTATCATGGAAGTGCTTGTCATAGGAATTCTCGGGTACATTATTATCGCGGGTCTCAAATCCGGGCAGGATTACATGGATTTTCTTTCCAAACTTCTCGTCCGGATAACACTGCCGTGCCTCGTGTTTTCTAACCTCGCATCGAGCTTCGACCCCGGAAAGATCGAACTGTGGTGGATATTCCCCCTGCTCGCCATTTCCATCAATATTGTGGGTACCATTATCGGATCGCTGTATGTAAGGATGGACAGAACCATACAGAACCGCGGGGAATTCATTACCCTTGTCGCGTTTCAGAACGGCATATTCCTTCCGCTCGCTTTCGCCCCCGTACTTTTCGGTCCCGATAAGCTGCCCTACTTTCTCACCCTTATTTTTCTGTACAATCTGCTCCAGGTTCCGACCTTTTTCACTTTAGCCGTCTGGCTCGTCAATTCGGACGCCGGAATCGGGCAAAGACTCAAGAGCGTCATAAATCCCCCCAATATCGCCACCGTATTCGGCCTCTTTTTCGTATTCACCGGTCTGAACGTGTATATCCCCGAATGGATCGTGCGCCCGGTGACAACTGTAGGGTCGATGTCGGCGCCTCTTTCGACACTCTATGTCGGCGGTGTCATTGTCTCCAATCTCATGAAAGCCCGCCCGGAAACGTGGGGAGAGCCGGTAAAAGCAACCATTCTCAAATGTCTCGTATGCCCGGTCATAGCGTCTCTCATTGTCTATATGGTTCGTCCTCCCGAATATGTCGCACTGTTTATAATCATGGAGAGTGTCATGCCGTCCGCGCTTATGATCGCTCTTATCACTCCTCCCGAGGAGGCGAAACAGAAAATCGTCGCGGGGGTGATTGTCCTTACCTCGCTTGTCAGCATTTTCACGATTCCGTTCTTTATGGGCATATACGGCGCACTGTACTGGTAA
- a CDS encoding MBL fold metallo-hydrolase, translating into MAIQHLTVTALVDNCVKKPGLRSEHGLSFLIETGHGNILFDTGQSGLFVENARQLGIELGSVEGIALSHGHYDHTGGLLHILNGSHTVPLYAHPDVFISRYTPGDNRESARQIGMPFTREAIEQSGGRFILSKESREILPGVSLTGEIPRETGFEDTGGAFFLDEGLTVPDVIPDDQSMVIETAEGLLVLLGCCHAGIINMLSMISQRWNTSDFVCIAGGMHLLNASDSRIAETIKALSDFRIGHLVPGHCTGQKAITELARSFPGATEPLHTGWTFTI; encoded by the coding sequence ATGGCAATTCAACATCTTACTGTCACCGCACTCGTTGACAACTGCGTGAAAAAACCCGGCCTGCGGAGCGAGCACGGTCTTTCGTTCCTCATTGAGACCGGGCACGGGAACATCCTCTTCGATACCGGGCAGAGCGGGCTTTTTGTGGAAAACGCACGGCAGCTCGGCATCGAGCTCGGTTCGGTCGAGGGGATAGCGCTCAGTCACGGGCATTATGATCATACCGGCGGCCTGCTGCATATACTGAATGGTTCTCACACGGTCCCACTATATGCTCACCCTGACGTTTTCATAAGCCGTTACACACCGGGGGACAACCGGGAATCGGCGCGGCAGATCGGTATGCCGTTTACGCGTGAGGCAATAGAACAATCGGGCGGGAGGTTTATTCTGAGCAAAGAATCCAGGGAGATTCTGCCGGGTGTTTCACTCACCGGGGAAATCCCACGGGAAACCGGGTTCGAGGATACAGGCGGTGCTTTTTTTCTCGACGAGGGTCTTACCGTCCCGGATGTGATACCCGATGACCAGTCGATGGTGATTGAAACAGCGGAGGGACTCCTCGTTCTCCTCGGATGCTGTCATGCGGGAATCATCAATATGCTTTCCATGATAAGCCAGCGCTGGAACACAAGTGATTTCGTCTGTATCGCCGGCGGCATGCATCTCCTGAACGCATCGGACAGCCGTATCGCAGAGACCATCAAAGCACTGAGTGATTTCAGGATTGGGCATCTCGTTCCAGGTCACTGTACGGGGCAGAAAGCGATTACAGAACTCGCCCGGTCGTTCCCCGGCGCGACTGAACCGCTCCACACAGGATGGACATTCACTATTTAA